In Paenibacillus sp. G2S3, a single window of DNA contains:
- a CDS encoding glycosyltransferase family 8 protein yields the protein MIEIALAFQDKDGQYAEHAGVVLASVFHHTSSPIHVHILHDASLTEINKRKLTKLVSKHQHTISFYSITLPEDMLQVLANINSIDMWTHASMYRLLLPALIPADKIIYLDCDVLVNIDIAELWQVELNEKYLGAIWDQGIMDVAPIVSAKGLNPEIYFNSGVIVFALNNIRQNTNWYQEMLNFLRTFPDVTMPDQDVLNAVFGGNYLPLDIRFNSFNMAIPDHDYNNKIVHFAGDEKCWNKDSSGFALYRKFLNLTPWRAFKAKLKRRKRKVSYVKRRFTRKSKRRIIYRRRIKIIRTRISPLSLFQLKLIRTIRRRKGTVINTRIQYQRRIKRKKTAPIR from the coding sequence ATGATCGAAATCGCCTTGGCCTTTCAAGATAAGGATGGACAATATGCAGAGCATGCCGGTGTCGTTTTAGCGTCAGTTTTTCATCATACAAGTTCCCCAATCCATGTTCATATTTTACATGATGCCTCATTAACCGAAATTAACAAACGAAAGCTCACCAAATTAGTCTCCAAACATCAGCATACGATTAGCTTTTATTCGATTACTTTACCCGAAGATATGCTCCAGGTTCTTGCCAATATTAATTCTATCGATATGTGGACACATGCAAGTATGTACCGATTGCTGCTTCCCGCGTTAATTCCTGCTGACAAAATTATTTATCTGGATTGTGATGTATTGGTAAACATAGACATCGCGGAGCTGTGGCAGGTCGAGCTGAATGAAAAATATTTAGGGGCGATTTGGGATCAGGGCATTATGGATGTTGCACCTATTGTGAGCGCCAAAGGGCTTAATCCTGAGATTTATTTTAATTCTGGAGTGATCGTATTTGCTTTGAATAATATCCGCCAGAATACGAACTGGTACCAAGAGATGCTGAACTTTTTGCGCACTTTCCCTGATGTCACCATGCCTGACCAGGATGTTTTAAATGCGGTTTTTGGAGGAAATTACCTCCCACTCGATATCCGCTTTAATTCGTTTAATATGGCCATCCCAGATCATGACTACAATAATAAAATTGTCCATTTTGCAGGGGATGAGAAATGCTGGAATAAAGATTCCTCAGGGTTTGCGCTGTATCGCAAGTTCCTAAATCTAACCCCTTGGAGAGCTTTTAAAGCCAAATTAAAACGAAGAAAACGGAAGGTCAGCTATGTTAAGCGGCGGTTCACACGAAAAAGTAAAAGACGAATCATTTATAGACGTAGAATTAAAATTATTCGCACAAGAATCTCACCCCTCTCGCTGTTTCAATTAAAATTAATTAGAACGATTAGAAGAAGAAAAGGGACTGTAATCAACACAAGAATTCAATATCAAAGACGTATTAAACGTAAAAAAACAGCCCCTATTAGATAG
- the coaA gene encoding type I pantothenate kinase translates to MVNNSAYTLYLREDWKKLSDFTAIQLSEEELTDIQSINDKISIEDVNEVYLPLSQLINLQLQASHTFKKSINHFLNNDLKKGPFIIGIAGSVAVGKSTTARLLQKLLSQLPSHPKVDLVTTDGFLLPNAELEKRGIMKKKGFPESYDTRSLISFLTKVKSGVSSVQSPVYSHLTYDIVPNEYITIENPDILIVEGLNVLQTSLTINQNMPNYFVSDFFDFSIYVDADVNNIEKWYIDRFIKLRDTAFQDEQSYFKKYAQLSLEESIEISKRIWKEINFENLIHNILPTRNRADLILFKNNNHHIDRIKLRK, encoded by the coding sequence ATGGTGAATAATTCAGCGTATACACTTTATTTACGTGAGGATTGGAAGAAGCTAAGCGATTTCACTGCTATCCAATTATCAGAAGAAGAGCTTACCGATATCCAAAGTATTAACGATAAAATTTCGATTGAGGATGTAAATGAGGTCTATCTTCCTCTGTCCCAATTAATAAATTTGCAGCTTCAAGCGTCTCATACATTTAAAAAATCTATAAATCACTTTCTGAATAACGATCTTAAAAAAGGTCCTTTTATCATAGGTATCGCCGGAAGTGTAGCTGTTGGCAAGAGTACAACCGCTAGACTTCTTCAGAAGCTCCTCTCACAATTACCTTCCCATCCAAAAGTGGATCTAGTTACGACTGATGGGTTCTTACTTCCCAATGCCGAGCTAGAAAAACGTGGAATCATGAAGAAAAAAGGATTTCCTGAAAGCTACGACACACGTAGTTTAATTTCATTTTTAACTAAAGTGAAGTCTGGTGTTTCGAGTGTTCAAAGCCCTGTATACTCGCACCTAACTTATGATATTGTGCCAAATGAATATATTACGATTGAGAATCCGGACATCCTAATTGTTGAAGGATTAAATGTTCTTCAGACTAGTTTGACGATTAATCAAAATATGCCAAACTATTTTGTATCTGATTTCTTTGATTTTTCAATTTATGTGGATGCTGATGTGAATAATATAGAGAAATGGTATATCGACCGGTTTATTAAGCTTAGAGATACCGCCTTCCAAGATGAGCAATCTTATTTTAAAAAATATGCACAGTTATCATTAGAAGAATCTATCGAGATCTCGAAAAGAATATGGAAAGAGATCAATTTTGAAAATTTGATACACAATATTTTGCCTACCCGAAATCGTGCAGATCTTATACTATTTAAAAATAACAACCATCACATAGATCGCATTAAGCTGCGAAAATAA
- a CDS encoding acyl-CoA thioester hydrolase/BAAT C-terminal domain-containing protein, translating into MGVFRKVEVLTDYTRKGTFQEESERRKIVISIYFPDTDGLLNNDETEIKYMELFHPCELQARAILQDIGMNMDIIDGLSTSISEGALQRKSKRSYPVIIYSPALGLDRDMYIYNIQSLVKREFIVVTVSAAYEAMFTVFPSGEFMNQSEVMRTIQATDYTELHHLISIRKKDIQYVLDYLSNLNSKAEDMMGIFDMDKVGIVGHSIGGATALDLTMEVDRIKAAVLLDASMHIYIENEVKNNTVPLLVLRQKASTLEALSNILQEKIAKDFIKGQEKLFQNWNGYKSFLKIRKATHMSFSDMPLFEEDETLYQRTCGIHNQINELVANFFQEHLLNQGNAYSTLISHKYSDFCVINGSGEEIL; encoded by the coding sequence ATGGGAGTTTTTCGAAAAGTTGAAGTATTAACGGATTACACGCGCAAGGGTACGTTCCAAGAAGAGTCAGAGCGCAGAAAAATCGTGATAAGTATTTATTTTCCGGATACGGATGGTTTGCTTAATAACGACGAAACTGAAATCAAATATATGGAACTTTTCCACCCCTGTGAACTACAAGCGAGAGCAATTCTACAAGATATTGGTATGAATATGGATATCATAGATGGATTATCTACCTCAATCAGCGAGGGAGCGTTGCAACGAAAATCTAAACGATCCTATCCTGTCATTATCTACTCTCCTGCACTAGGGTTAGATAGAGATATGTATATTTACAATATACAATCACTAGTAAAGCGAGAATTCATAGTGGTAACCGTCAGTGCTGCTTATGAAGCGATGTTTACAGTTTTTCCAAGTGGAGAATTTATGAATCAATCAGAGGTCATGAGGACAATACAGGCTACAGATTATACCGAATTACATCACTTAATTTCTATTCGAAAAAAAGATATACAGTATGTCTTGGATTACCTATCCAATCTGAACTCTAAGGCTGAGGATATGATGGGGATTTTCGATATGGATAAGGTTGGCATTGTTGGACATTCAATCGGCGGTGCTACTGCATTAGATTTAACTATGGAAGTTGATAGAATTAAAGCCGCAGTTTTATTAGATGCAAGTATGCATATATATATTGAGAATGAAGTGAAGAATAATACGGTACCCCTACTTGTATTAAGGCAAAAAGCTTCTACATTAGAAGCCTTAAGTAATATTTTACAGGAGAAAATAGCAAAAGATTTCATCAAAGGACAAGAGAAGCTTTTTCAGAATTGGAACGGATATAAATCTTTTTTGAAAATACGGAAGGCTACACATATGTCCTTTAGTGATATGCCTCTTTTTGAGGAGGACGAGACTTTGTATCAAAGAACATGTGGAATTCATAATCAGATAAATGAGCTTGTAGCTAATTTTTTTCAAGAGCATCTATTGAATCAGGGGAATGCTTATTCTACATTAATTAGCCATAAATATAGTGATTTCTGTGTGATCAATGGTAGTGGAGAAGAAATTCTGTAA
- a CDS encoding suppressor of fused domain protein: MHSAQSHQMICTHIEQYIGVIDNVFKEVISDALSVDILIVNPTPERNYYTLITSGMSEFAMQVPDGAEEYQYTELMICLPPTWKLSDEAFKDERNYWPVRALKTTARFPHKYNTWLYMGHTLVNGNPVQPYSVDTGFQGMFVWVPDVEDKAGFFNLEMNSEKVVHFYTLIPLYGEELDYKVKHGEEELLNKLNKIGVTDVLNPTRKNSCKKIFGLF, translated from the coding sequence ATGCATTCTGCTCAGTCTCATCAGATGATATGTACTCATATTGAACAATACATAGGGGTAATTGATAATGTTTTTAAAGAGGTTATTTCAGATGCTCTGTCCGTTGATATTCTAATTGTTAACCCGACGCCTGAGCGGAATTACTATACTTTAATTACATCAGGAATGAGTGAATTTGCGATGCAGGTTCCGGATGGCGCAGAAGAATATCAATATACTGAATTAATGATTTGTCTACCTCCTACATGGAAGCTGTCTGATGAGGCTTTTAAGGATGAAAGAAATTATTGGCCTGTACGTGCCCTAAAAACAACGGCTAGGTTTCCACATAAATATAATACTTGGCTCTATATGGGTCATACGCTAGTCAACGGTAATCCAGTACAGCCTTATAGTGTGGATACAGGATTTCAAGGGATGTTCGTGTGGGTACCAGATGTTGAAGATAAAGCTGGATTTTTTAATTTGGAAATGAACAGCGAGAAAGTGGTGCACTTCTATACTTTAATCCCGCTTTATGGAGAAGAGTTAGATTATAAAGTTAAGCATGGCGAGGAAGAATTACTTAATAAGTTAAATAAAATTGGGGTTACCGATGTTCTGAATCCTACCCGTAAAAATAGCTGTAAGAAGATATTTGGACTCTTTTAA
- a CDS encoding VOC family protein: MDKKLLQSHSIFPTLNIERTAAYYSQYLGFQVVPYLDTEEPHICLYRDDTEIILTQSQGQRVIPNRELYGYGYDAYFITKQQEQLEKEFEAAGVNIVRALANTDYNNKEFVIEDIDGRWIAFGIKG, encoded by the coding sequence GTGGACAAAAAGCTTTTACAATCACATAGCATCTTTCCTACCCTGAATATTGAGCGAACGGCTGCTTATTACAGTCAATACTTAGGCTTTCAAGTTGTGCCCTATTTAGATACGGAGGAACCGCATATTTGTCTGTATCGTGATGATACTGAAATTATCCTGACTCAATCCCAAGGACAAAGAGTTATTCCTAATCGAGAATTGTATGGCTATGGTTACGATGCCTATTTTATTACGAAACAGCAAGAGCAGCTGGAAAAAGAATTCGAAGCCGCTGGTGTTAACATTGTCCGAGCATTAGCAAACACCGACTATAATAACAAGGAATTTGTTATTGAAGATATCGATGGGCGCTGGATTGCTTTTGGGATCAAAGGATAA